In Eriocheir sinensis breed Jianghai 21 chromosome 10, ASM2467909v1, whole genome shotgun sequence, the following proteins share a genomic window:
- the LOC126996602 gene encoding titin-like isoform X9, giving the protein MKVVRKVVPVMRPMKVVRKVVPAVRPIKVVRKVVPAVRPMKVVRKVVPVMRPMKVVRKGVPSVRQGKVFVVHRVVEYVTPSVVTKRFPVVTQKKVLAKVPPTVTEGNIPVVTEKKVTENLIPSVTEGKVPVVTTEKVAEQVAPSATEEIVSVPKEQENVPVMTEKEVENLIPSVTEGKVPVVPQQEIVDKVAPSATEEIVSVPKMQENVPVVTEEKAENLIPSVTEGKVPVATTEKVAEQAAPSATEEIVSVPKMQENVSVVTEEKAENLIPSVTEGKVPVATTEKVAEQAAPSATEEIVSVPKMQENVPGVTEEKAENLIPSVTEGKVPVATTEKVAEQAAPSATEEIVSVPKMQENVPVVTEEKAENLIPSVTEGKVPVVPQQEIVDKVAPSATEEKVPVVVKEKVIEQAAPQERVIEKVPPAATEEKVPVAVKEKVSEQAAPSGTEEIVTVPKEQEQVPVVTEEKVVEEVAPSVTEEKAPVVTNQTVVEKITPTATEEEVVTQRKLVEKVAPSVEENVVDIPKREEV; this is encoded by the exons atgaag gtcgttagaaaggtagtccctgttatgaggccaatgaaggtcgttagaaaggtagtccctgctgtgaggccaataaag gtcgttagaaaggtagtccctgctgtgaggccaatgaaggtcgttagaaaggtagtccctgttatgaggccaatgaaggtcgttagaaaggGTGTGCCCTCGGTGAGACAAGGAAAAGTCTTCGTTGTGCATCGAGTTGTTGAATACGTCACCCCTTCGGTGGTAACAAAAAGATTCCCCGTTGTGACACAGAAGAAGGTTCTTGCAAAGGTTCCCCCTACGGTGACAGAAGGAAACATCCCCGTTGTTACAGAAAAGAAAGTTACTGAGAATCTTATCCCCtctgtgacagaaggaaaagtgcCGGTTGTGACAACTGAGAAGGTTGCTGAGCAGGTTGCCCCTTCGGCAACAGAAGAGATCGTCAGTGTCCCCAAGGAGCAAGAAAATGTCCCTGTCATGACAGAAAAAGAGGTTGAGAATCTTATCCCCtctgtgacagaaggaaaagtaccggtagtccctcaacaggagaTTGTTGACAAGGTTGCCCCTTCGGCGACAGAAGAGATCGTCAGTGTCCCCAAGATGCAAGAAAATGTCCCTGTCGTAAcagaagaaaaggctgagaatcttatcccctctgtgacagaaggaaaagttccgGTTGCGACAACAGAGAAGGTTGctgagcaggctgccccttcggcaACAGAAGAGATCGTCAGTGTCCCCAAGATGCAAGAAAATGTCTCTGTCGTAAcagaagaaaaggctgagaatcttatcccctctgtgacagaaggaaaagttccgGTTGCGACAACAGAGAAG GTTGctgagcaggctgccccttcggcaACAGAAGAGATCGTCAGTGTCCCCAAGATGCAAGAAAATGTCCCTGGCGTAAcagaagaaaaggctgagaatcttatcccctctgtgacagaaggaaaagttccgGTTGCGACAACAGAGAAGGTTGctgagcaggctgccccttcggcaACAGAAGAGATCGTCAGTGTCCCCAAGATGCAAGAAAATGTCCCTGTCGTAAcagaagaaaaggctgagaatcttatcccctctgtgacagaaggaaaagtgccggtagtccctcaacaggagaTTGTTGACAAGGTTGCCCCTTCggcaacagaagaaaaagttcctgttgtggtAAAAGAGAAAGtcattgaacaggctgccccacaagaaagggttattgaaaaggTTCCCCCTGcggcgacagaagaaaaagttcctgtcgCGGTCAAAGAGAAAGTTAGTGAACAGGCAGCCCCTTCGGggacagaagagattgtcactgttcccaaagagcaagaacaagtccctgttgtaacagaggaaaaggtcgTTGAAGAGGTTGCCCCCTCCGTAACAGAGGAAAAAGCtcccgttgtgacaaatcagacGGTTGTCGAAAAGATTACTCCTACCGCAACAGAGGAAGAAGTTGTCACTCAACGGAAGCTCGTTGAGAAGGTTGCCCCCTCTGTCGAGGAAAATGTAGTTGACATTCCAAAGAGGGAGGAAGTGTAG
- the LOC126996602 gene encoding titin-like isoform X8 produces MRPMRVVRKVVPAVRPIKVVRKVVPAVRPMKVVRKVVPVMRPMKVVRKGVPSVRQGKVFVVHRVVEYVTPSVVTKRFPVVTQKKVLAKVPPTVTEGNIPVVTEKKVTENLIPSVTEGKVPVVTTEKVAEQVAPSATEEIVSVPKEQENVPVMTEKEVENLIPSVTEGKVPVVPQQEIVDKVAPSATEEIVSVPKMQENVPVVTEEKAENLIPSVTEGKVPVATTEKVAEQAAPSATEEIVSVPKMQENVSVVTEEKAENLIPSVTEGKVPVATTEKVAEQAAPSATEEIVSVPKMQENVPGVTEEKAENLIPSVTEGKVPVATTEKVAEQAAPSATEEIVSVPKMQENVPVVTEEKAENLIPSVTEGKVPVVPQQEIVDKVAPSATEEKVPVVVKEKVIEQAAPQERVIEKVPPAATEEKVPVAVKEKVSEQAAPSGTEEIVTVPKEQEQVPVVTEEKVVEEVAPSVTEEKAPVVTNQTVVEKITPTATEEEVVTQRKLVEKVAPSVEENVVDIPKREEV; encoded by the exons ATGAGGCCAATGagggtcgttagaaaggtagtccctgctgtgaggccaataaag gtcgttagaaaggtagtccctgctgtgaggccaatgaaggtcgttagaaaggtagtccctgttatgaggccaatgaaggtcgttagaaaggGTGTGCCCTCGGTGAGACAAGGAAAAGTCTTCGTTGTGCATCGAGTTGTTGAATACGTCACCCCTTCGGTGGTAACAAAAAGATTCCCCGTTGTGACACAGAAGAAGGTTCTTGCAAAGGTTCCCCCTACGGTGACAGAAGGAAACATCCCCGTTGTTACAGAAAAGAAAGTTACTGAGAATCTTATCCCCtctgtgacagaaggaaaagtgcCGGTTGTGACAACTGAGAAGGTTGCTGAGCAGGTTGCCCCTTCGGCAACAGAAGAGATCGTCAGTGTCCCCAAGGAGCAAGAAAATGTCCCTGTCATGACAGAAAAAGAGGTTGAGAATCTTATCCCCtctgtgacagaaggaaaagtaccggtagtccctcaacaggagaTTGTTGACAAGGTTGCCCCTTCGGCGACAGAAGAGATCGTCAGTGTCCCCAAGATGCAAGAAAATGTCCCTGTCGTAAcagaagaaaaggctgagaatcttatcccctctgtgacagaaggaaaagttccgGTTGCGACAACAGAGAAGGTTGctgagcaggctgccccttcggcaACAGAAGAGATCGTCAGTGTCCCCAAGATGCAAGAAAATGTCTCTGTCGTAAcagaagaaaaggctgagaatcttatcccctctgtgacagaaggaaaagttccgGTTGCGACAACAGAGAAG GTTGctgagcaggctgccccttcggcaACAGAAGAGATCGTCAGTGTCCCCAAGATGCAAGAAAATGTCCCTGGCGTAAcagaagaaaaggctgagaatcttatcccctctgtgacagaaggaaaagttccgGTTGCGACAACAGAGAAGGTTGctgagcaggctgccccttcggcaACAGAAGAGATCGTCAGTGTCCCCAAGATGCAAGAAAATGTCCCTGTCGTAAcagaagaaaaggctgagaatcttatcccctctgtgacagaaggaaaagtgccggtagtccctcaacaggagaTTGTTGACAAGGTTGCCCCTTCggcaacagaagaaaaagttcctgttgtggtAAAAGAGAAAGtcattgaacaggctgccccacaagaaagggttattgaaaaggTTCCCCCTGcggcgacagaagaaaaagttcctgtcgCGGTCAAAGAGAAAGTTAGTGAACAGGCAGCCCCTTCGGggacagaagagattgtcactgttcccaaagagcaagaacaagtccctgttgtaacagaggaaaaggtcgTTGAAGAGGTTGCCCCCTCCGTAACAGAGGAAAAAGCtcccgttgtgacaaatcagacGGTTGTCGAAAAGATTACTCCTACCGCAACAGAGGAAGAAGTTGTCACTCAACGGAAGCTCGTTGAGAAGGTTGCCCCCTCTGTCGAGGAAAATGTAGTTGACATTCCAAAGAGGGAGGAAGTGTAG
- the LOC126996602 gene encoding titin-like isoform X34 — MKVVRKVVPAVRPIKVVRKGVPSVRQGKVFVVHRVVEYVTPSVVTKRFPVVTQKKVLAKVPPTVTEGNIPVVTEKKVTENLIPSVTEGKVPVVTTEKVAEQVAPSATEEIVSVPKEQENVPVMTEKEVENLIPSVTEGKVPVVPQQEIVDKVAPSATEEIVSVPKMQENVPVVTEEKAENLIPSVTEGKVPVATTEKVAEQAAPSATEEIVSVPKMQENVSVVTEEKAENLIPSVTEGKVPVATTEKVAEQAAPSATEEIVSVPKMQENVPGVTEEKAENLIPSVTEGKVPVATTEKVAEQAAPSATEEIVSVPKMQENVPVVTEEKAENLIPSVTEGKVPVVPQQEIVDKVAPSATEEKVPVVVKEKVIEQAAPQERVIEKVPPAATEEKVPVAVKEKVSEQAAPSGTEEIVTVPKEQEQVPVVTEEKVVEEVAPSVTEEKAPVVTNQTVVEKITPTATEEEVVTQRKLVEKVAPSVEENVVDIPKREEV; from the exons atgaag gtcgttagaaaggtagtccctgctgtgaggccaataaag gtcgttagaaaggGTGTGCCCTCGGTGAGACAAGGAAAAGTCTTCGTTGTGCATCGAGTTGTTGAATACGTCACCCCTTCGGTGGTAACAAAAAGATTCCCCGTTGTGACACAGAAGAAGGTTCTTGCAAAGGTTCCCCCTACGGTGACAGAAGGAAACATCCCCGTTGTTACAGAAAAGAAAGTTACTGAGAATCTTATCCCCtctgtgacagaaggaaaagtgcCGGTTGTGACAACTGAGAAGGTTGCTGAGCAGGTTGCCCCTTCGGCAACAGAAGAGATCGTCAGTGTCCCCAAGGAGCAAGAAAATGTCCCTGTCATGACAGAAAAAGAGGTTGAGAATCTTATCCCCtctgtgacagaaggaaaagtaccggtagtccctcaacaggagaTTGTTGACAAGGTTGCCCCTTCGGCGACAGAAGAGATCGTCAGTGTCCCCAAGATGCAAGAAAATGTCCCTGTCGTAAcagaagaaaaggctgagaatcttatcccctctgtgacagaaggaaaagttccgGTTGCGACAACAGAGAAGGTTGctgagcaggctgccccttcggcaACAGAAGAGATCGTCAGTGTCCCCAAGATGCAAGAAAATGTCTCTGTCGTAAcagaagaaaaggctgagaatcttatcccctctgtgacagaaggaaaagttccgGTTGCGACAACAGAGAAG GTTGctgagcaggctgccccttcggcaACAGAAGAGATCGTCAGTGTCCCCAAGATGCAAGAAAATGTCCCTGGCGTAAcagaagaaaaggctgagaatcttatcccctctgtgacagaaggaaaagttccgGTTGCGACAACAGAGAAGGTTGctgagcaggctgccccttcggcaACAGAAGAGATCGTCAGTGTCCCCAAGATGCAAGAAAATGTCCCTGTCGTAAcagaagaaaaggctgagaatcttatcccctctgtgacagaaggaaaagtgccggtagtccctcaacaggagaTTGTTGACAAGGTTGCCCCTTCggcaacagaagaaaaagttcctgttgtggtAAAAGAGAAAGtcattgaacaggctgccccacaagaaagggttattgaaaaggTTCCCCCTGcggcgacagaagaaaaagttcctgtcgCGGTCAAAGAGAAAGTTAGTGAACAGGCAGCCCCTTCGGggacagaagagattgtcactgttcccaaagagcaagaacaagtccctgttgtaacagaggaaaaggtcgTTGAAGAGGTTGCCCCCTCCGTAACAGAGGAAAAAGCtcccgttgtgacaaatcagacGGTTGTCGAAAAGATTACTCCTACCGCAACAGAGGAAGAAGTTGTCACTCAACGGAAGCTCGTTGAGAAGGTTGCCCCCTCTGTCGAGGAAAATGTAGTTGACATTCCAAAGAGGGAGGAAGTGTAG
- the LOC126996602 gene encoding titin-like isoform X30 — MRPMRVVRKVVPAVRPIKVVRKGVPSVRQGKVFVVHRVVEYVTPSVVTKRFPVVTQKKVLAKVPPTVTEGNIPVVTEKKVTENLIPSVTEGKVPVVTTEKVAEQVAPSATEEIVSVPKEQENVPVMTEKEVENLIPSVTEGKVPVVPQQEIVDKVAPSATEEIVSVPKMQENVPVVTEEKAENLIPSVTEGKVPVATTEKVAEQAAPSATEEIVSVPKMQENVSVVTEEKAENLIPSVTEGKVPVATTEKVAEQAAPSATEEIVSVPKMQENVPGVTEEKAENLIPSVTEGKVPVATTEKVAEQAAPSATEEIVSVPKMQENVPVVTEEKAENLIPSVTEGKVPVVPQQEIVDKVAPSATEEKVPVVVKEKVIEQAAPQERVIEKVPPAATEEKVPVAVKEKVSEQAAPSGTEEIVTVPKEQEQVPVVTEEKVVEEVAPSVTEEKAPVVTNQTVVEKITPTATEEEVVTQRKLVEKVAPSVEENVVDIPKREEV, encoded by the exons ATGAGGCCAATGagggtcgttagaaaggtagtccctgctgtgaggccaataaag gtcgttagaaaggGTGTGCCCTCGGTGAGACAAGGAAAAGTCTTCGTTGTGCATCGAGTTGTTGAATACGTCACCCCTTCGGTGGTAACAAAAAGATTCCCCGTTGTGACACAGAAGAAGGTTCTTGCAAAGGTTCCCCCTACGGTGACAGAAGGAAACATCCCCGTTGTTACAGAAAAGAAAGTTACTGAGAATCTTATCCCCtctgtgacagaaggaaaagtgcCGGTTGTGACAACTGAGAAGGTTGCTGAGCAGGTTGCCCCTTCGGCAACAGAAGAGATCGTCAGTGTCCCCAAGGAGCAAGAAAATGTCCCTGTCATGACAGAAAAAGAGGTTGAGAATCTTATCCCCtctgtgacagaaggaaaagtaccggtagtccctcaacaggagaTTGTTGACAAGGTTGCCCCTTCGGCGACAGAAGAGATCGTCAGTGTCCCCAAGATGCAAGAAAATGTCCCTGTCGTAAcagaagaaaaggctgagaatcttatcccctctgtgacagaaggaaaagttccgGTTGCGACAACAGAGAAGGTTGctgagcaggctgccccttcggcaACAGAAGAGATCGTCAGTGTCCCCAAGATGCAAGAAAATGTCTCTGTCGTAAcagaagaaaaggctgagaatcttatcccctctgtgacagaaggaaaagttccgGTTGCGACAACAGAGAAG GTTGctgagcaggctgccccttcggcaACAGAAGAGATCGTCAGTGTCCCCAAGATGCAAGAAAATGTCCCTGGCGTAAcagaagaaaaggctgagaatcttatcccctctgtgacagaaggaaaagttccgGTTGCGACAACAGAGAAGGTTGctgagcaggctgccccttcggcaACAGAAGAGATCGTCAGTGTCCCCAAGATGCAAGAAAATGTCCCTGTCGTAAcagaagaaaaggctgagaatcttatcccctctgtgacagaaggaaaagtgccggtagtccctcaacaggagaTTGTTGACAAGGTTGCCCCTTCggcaacagaagaaaaagttcctgttgtggtAAAAGAGAAAGtcattgaacaggctgccccacaagaaagggttattgaaaaggTTCCCCCTGcggcgacagaagaaaaagttcctgtcgCGGTCAAAGAGAAAGTTAGTGAACAGGCAGCCCCTTCGGggacagaagagattgtcactgttcccaaagagcaagaacaagtccctgttgtaacagaggaaaaggtcgTTGAAGAGGTTGCCCCCTCCGTAACAGAGGAAAAAGCtcccgttgtgacaaatcagacGGTTGTCGAAAAGATTACTCCTACCGCAACAGAGGAAGAAGTTGTCACTCAACGGAAGCTCGTTGAGAAGGTTGCCCCCTCTGTCGAGGAAAATGTAGTTGACATTCCAAAGAGGGAGGAAGTGTAG
- the LOC126996602 gene encoding titin-like isoform X20: MKVVRKVVPVMRPMRVVRKVVPAVRPMKVVRKVVPVMRPMKVVRKGVPSVRQGKVFVVHRVVEYVTPSVVTKRFPVVTQKKVLAKVPPTVTEGNIPVVTEKKVTENLIPSVTEGKVPVVTTEKVAEQVAPSATEEIVSVPKEQENVPVMTEKEVENLIPSVTEGKVPVVPQQEIVDKVAPSATEEIVSVPKMQENVPVVTEEKAENLIPSVTEGKVPVATTEKVAEQAAPSATEEIVSVPKMQENVSVVTEEKAENLIPSVTEGKVPVATTEKVAEQAAPSATEEIVSVPKMQENVPGVTEEKAENLIPSVTEGKVPVATTEKVAEQAAPSATEEIVSVPKMQENVPVVTEEKAENLIPSVTEGKVPVVPQQEIVDKVAPSATEEKVPVVVKEKVIEQAAPQERVIEKVPPAATEEKVPVAVKEKVSEQAAPSGTEEIVTVPKEQEQVPVVTEEKVVEEVAPSVTEEKAPVVTNQTVVEKITPTATEEEVVTQRKLVEKVAPSVEENVVDIPKREEV; encoded by the exons atgaaggtcgttagaaaggtagtccctgttATGAGGCCAATGagg gtcgttagaaaggtagtccctgctgtgaggccaatgaaggtcgttagaaaggtagtccctgttatgaggccaatgaaggtcgttagaaaggGTGTGCCCTCGGTGAGACAAGGAAAAGTCTTCGTTGTGCATCGAGTTGTTGAATACGTCACCCCTTCGGTGGTAACAAAAAGATTCCCCGTTGTGACACAGAAGAAGGTTCTTGCAAAGGTTCCCCCTACGGTGACAGAAGGAAACATCCCCGTTGTTACAGAAAAGAAAGTTACTGAGAATCTTATCCCCtctgtgacagaaggaaaagtgcCGGTTGTGACAACTGAGAAGGTTGCTGAGCAGGTTGCCCCTTCGGCAACAGAAGAGATCGTCAGTGTCCCCAAGGAGCAAGAAAATGTCCCTGTCATGACAGAAAAAGAGGTTGAGAATCTTATCCCCtctgtgacagaaggaaaagtaccggtagtccctcaacaggagaTTGTTGACAAGGTTGCCCCTTCGGCGACAGAAGAGATCGTCAGTGTCCCCAAGATGCAAGAAAATGTCCCTGTCGTAAcagaagaaaaggctgagaatcttatcccctctgtgacagaaggaaaagttccgGTTGCGACAACAGAGAAGGTTGctgagcaggctgccccttcggcaACAGAAGAGATCGTCAGTGTCCCCAAGATGCAAGAAAATGTCTCTGTCGTAAcagaagaaaaggctgagaatcttatcccctctgtgacagaaggaaaagttccgGTTGCGACAACAGAGAAG GTTGctgagcaggctgccccttcggcaACAGAAGAGATCGTCAGTGTCCCCAAGATGCAAGAAAATGTCCCTGGCGTAAcagaagaaaaggctgagaatcttatcccctctgtgacagaaggaaaagttccgGTTGCGACAACAGAGAAGGTTGctgagcaggctgccccttcggcaACAGAAGAGATCGTCAGTGTCCCCAAGATGCAAGAAAATGTCCCTGTCGTAAcagaagaaaaggctgagaatcttatcccctctgtgacagaaggaaaagtgccggtagtccctcaacaggagaTTGTTGACAAGGTTGCCCCTTCggcaacagaagaaaaagttcctgttgtggtAAAAGAGAAAGtcattgaacaggctgccccacaagaaagggttattgaaaaggTTCCCCCTGcggcgacagaagaaaaagttcctgtcgCGGTCAAAGAGAAAGTTAGTGAACAGGCAGCCCCTTCGGggacagaagagattgtcactgttcccaaagagcaagaacaagtccctgttgtaacagaggaaaaggtcgTTGAAGAGGTTGCCCCCTCCGTAACAGAGGAAAAAGCtcccgttgtgacaaatcagacGGTTGTCGAAAAGATTACTCCTACCGCAACAGAGGAAGAAGTTGTCACTCAACGGAAGCTCGTTGAGAAGGTTGCCCCCTCTGTCGAGGAAAATGTAGTTGACATTCCAAAGAGGGAGGAAGTGTAG
- the LOC126996602 gene encoding titin-like isoform X10 — translation MRPMRVVRKVVPAVRPIKVVRKVVPVMRPMKVVRKVVPVMRPMKVVRKGVPSVRQGKVFVVHRVVEYVTPSVVTKRFPVVTQKKVLAKVPPTVTEGNIPVVTEKKVTENLIPSVTEGKVPVVTTEKVAEQVAPSATEEIVSVPKEQENVPVMTEKEVENLIPSVTEGKVPVVPQQEIVDKVAPSATEEIVSVPKMQENVPVVTEEKAENLIPSVTEGKVPVATTEKVAEQAAPSATEEIVSVPKMQENVSVVTEEKAENLIPSVTEGKVPVATTEKVAEQAAPSATEEIVSVPKMQENVPGVTEEKAENLIPSVTEGKVPVATTEKVAEQAAPSATEEIVSVPKMQENVPVVTEEKAENLIPSVTEGKVPVVPQQEIVDKVAPSATEEKVPVVVKEKVIEQAAPQERVIEKVPPAATEEKVPVAVKEKVSEQAAPSGTEEIVTVPKEQEQVPVVTEEKVVEEVAPSVTEEKAPVVTNQTVVEKITPTATEEEVVTQRKLVEKVAPSVEENVVDIPKREEV, via the exons ATGAGGCCAATGagggtcgttagaaaggtagtccctgctgtgaggccaataaaggtcgttagaaaggtagtccctgttatgaggccaatgaag gtcgttagaaaggtagtccctgttatgaggccaatgaaggtcgttagaaaggGTGTGCCCTCGGTGAGACAAGGAAAAGTCTTCGTTGTGCATCGAGTTGTTGAATACGTCACCCCTTCGGTGGTAACAAAAAGATTCCCCGTTGTGACACAGAAGAAGGTTCTTGCAAAGGTTCCCCCTACGGTGACAGAAGGAAACATCCCCGTTGTTACAGAAAAGAAAGTTACTGAGAATCTTATCCCCtctgtgacagaaggaaaagtgcCGGTTGTGACAACTGAGAAGGTTGCTGAGCAGGTTGCCCCTTCGGCAACAGAAGAGATCGTCAGTGTCCCCAAGGAGCAAGAAAATGTCCCTGTCATGACAGAAAAAGAGGTTGAGAATCTTATCCCCtctgtgacagaaggaaaagtaccggtagtccctcaacaggagaTTGTTGACAAGGTTGCCCCTTCGGCGACAGAAGAGATCGTCAGTGTCCCCAAGATGCAAGAAAATGTCCCTGTCGTAAcagaagaaaaggctgagaatcttatcccctctgtgacagaaggaaaagttccgGTTGCGACAACAGAGAAGGTTGctgagcaggctgccccttcggcaACAGAAGAGATCGTCAGTGTCCCCAAGATGCAAGAAAATGTCTCTGTCGTAAcagaagaaaaggctgagaatcttatcccctctgtgacagaaggaaaagttccgGTTGCGACAACAGAGAAG GTTGctgagcaggctgccccttcggcaACAGAAGAGATCGTCAGTGTCCCCAAGATGCAAGAAAATGTCCCTGGCGTAAcagaagaaaaggctgagaatcttatcccctctgtgacagaaggaaaagttccgGTTGCGACAACAGAGAAGGTTGctgagcaggctgccccttcggcaACAGAAGAGATCGTCAGTGTCCCCAAGATGCAAGAAAATGTCCCTGTCGTAAcagaagaaaaggctgagaatcttatcccctctgtgacagaaggaaaagtgccggtagtccctcaacaggagaTTGTTGACAAGGTTGCCCCTTCggcaacagaagaaaaagttcctgttgtggtAAAAGAGAAAGtcattgaacaggctgccccacaagaaagggttattgaaaaggTTCCCCCTGcggcgacagaagaaaaagttcctgtcgCGGTCAAAGAGAAAGTTAGTGAACAGGCAGCCCCTTCGGggacagaagagattgtcactgttcccaaagagcaagaacaagtccctgttgtaacagaggaaaaggtcgTTGAAGAGGTTGCCCCCTCCGTAACAGAGGAAAAAGCtcccgttgtgacaaatcagacGGTTGTCGAAAAGATTACTCCTACCGCAACAGAGGAAGAAGTTGTCACTCAACGGAAGCTCGTTGAGAAGGTTGCCCCCTCTGTCGAGGAAAATGTAGTTGACATTCCAAAGAGGGAGGAAGTGTAG
- the LOC126996602 gene encoding titin-like isoform X5 → MRPMRVVRKVVPAVRPIKVVRKVVPVMRPMKVVRKVVPVMRPMKVVRKVVPAVRPMKVVRKGVPSVRQGKVFVVHRVVEYVTPSVVTKRFPVVTQKKVLAKVPPTVTEGNIPVVTEKKVTENLIPSVTEGKVPVVTTEKVAEQVAPSATEEIVSVPKEQENVPVMTEKEVENLIPSVTEGKVPVVPQQEIVDKVAPSATEEIVSVPKMQENVPVVTEEKAENLIPSVTEGKVPVATTEKVAEQAAPSATEEIVSVPKMQENVSVVTEEKAENLIPSVTEGKVPVATTEKVAEQAAPSATEEIVSVPKMQENVPGVTEEKAENLIPSVTEGKVPVATTEKVAEQAAPSATEEIVSVPKMQENVPVVTEEKAENLIPSVTEGKVPVVPQQEIVDKVAPSATEEKVPVVVKEKVIEQAAPQERVIEKVPPAATEEKVPVAVKEKVSEQAAPSGTEEIVTVPKEQEQVPVVTEEKVVEEVAPSVTEEKAPVVTNQTVVEKITPTATEEEVVTQRKLVEKVAPSVEENVVDIPKREEV, encoded by the exons ATGAGGCCAATGagggtcgttagaaaggtagtccctgctgtgaggccaataaaggtcgttagaaaggtagtccctgttatgaggccaatgaag gtcgttagaaaggtagtccctgttatgaggccaatgaaggtcgttagaaaggtagtccctgctgtgaggccaatgaag gtcgttagaaaggGTGTGCCCTCGGTGAGACAAGGAAAAGTCTTCGTTGTGCATCGAGTTGTTGAATACGTCACCCCTTCGGTGGTAACAAAAAGATTCCCCGTTGTGACACAGAAGAAGGTTCTTGCAAAGGTTCCCCCTACGGTGACAGAAGGAAACATCCCCGTTGTTACAGAAAAGAAAGTTACTGAGAATCTTATCCCCtctgtgacagaaggaaaagtgcCGGTTGTGACAACTGAGAAGGTTGCTGAGCAGGTTGCCCCTTCGGCAACAGAAGAGATCGTCAGTGTCCCCAAGGAGCAAGAAAATGTCCCTGTCATGACAGAAAAAGAGGTTGAGAATCTTATCCCCtctgtgacagaaggaaaagtaccggtagtccctcaacaggagaTTGTTGACAAGGTTGCCCCTTCGGCGACAGAAGAGATCGTCAGTGTCCCCAAGATGCAAGAAAATGTCCCTGTCGTAAcagaagaaaaggctgagaatcttatcccctctgtgacagaaggaaaagttccgGTTGCGACAACAGAGAAGGTTGctgagcaggctgccccttcggcaACAGAAGAGATCGTCAGTGTCCCCAAGATGCAAGAAAATGTCTCTGTCGTAAcagaagaaaaggctgagaatcttatcccctctgtgacagaaggaaaagttccgGTTGCGACAACAGAGAAG GTTGctgagcaggctgccccttcggcaACAGAAGAGATCGTCAGTGTCCCCAAGATGCAAGAAAATGTCCCTGGCGTAAcagaagaaaaggctgagaatcttatcccctctgtgacagaaggaaaagttccgGTTGCGACAACAGAGAAGGTTGctgagcaggctgccccttcggcaACAGAAGAGATCGTCAGTGTCCCCAAGATGCAAGAAAATGTCCCTGTCGTAAcagaagaaaaggctgagaatcttatcccctctgtgacagaaggaaaagtgccggtagtccctcaacaggagaTTGTTGACAAGGTTGCCCCTTCggcaacagaagaaaaagttcctgttgtggtAAAAGAGAAAGtcattgaacaggctgccccacaagaaagggttattgaaaaggTTCCCCCTGcggcgacagaagaaaaagttcctgtcgCGGTCAAAGAGAAAGTTAGTGAACAGGCAGCCCCTTCGGggacagaagagattgtcactgttcccaaagagcaagaacaagtccctgttgtaacagaggaaaaggtcgTTGAAGAGGTTGCCCCCTCCGTAACAGAGGAAAAAGCtcccgttgtgacaaatcagacGGTTGTCGAAAAGATTACTCCTACCGCAACAGAGGAAGAAGTTGTCACTCAACGGAAGCTCGTTGAGAAGGTTGCCCCCTCTGTCGAGGAAAATGTAGTTGACATTCCAAAGAGGGAGGAAGTGTAG